A single region of the Eleginops maclovinus isolate JMC-PN-2008 ecotype Puerto Natales chromosome 16, JC_Emac_rtc_rv5, whole genome shotgun sequence genome encodes:
- the LOC134877919 gene encoding zinc finger MYM-type protein 1-like — translation MTTYLHSKQPITTQLSTQLQKQQHEARNSLLKIVGGIMYLARQGNAFRGHDSKEGNLHQLMIYKAEDDAEFNSWLQRGNNFTSPKILNEIIKIIGNKIVYDIVKEILSLPLIQYSLIIDGTQDAAGVEQESFCLRFIDKNLQPREEFIGLYQVTSTTGENIASAAKDVLLRLNLPLSQLRGQAYDGAANMSGRMQGVQAHLKKEQPLAVYVHCGPHCINLITQAACASSTIIRDAIHLVHELGVLFHQSMKFRAIFATIAKSDHTAPYTSLKPLCPTRWTVRTPAIRSVLNQYHSVLAATEEMAQSSMMDVAAKASGLHEKFLRGNTLLGLLLAEDVMSMLEELNISLQQRRQTTSGMLATVEHVKRGIQEKRSEGHFGQLYMRASQVVTSVSLQPIKMPHVRMPPKRFTGPAMQHQHHTAQDYYRVQYFGTLDTVVTQCSERFSQEGLQRLQKLENIVITGKMDTLINEYPELDAMSLDIQLKMFKANYPSTSLSEVAEILKGMTPEVRHLFREVEALLRLVMVVPASSAEAERSFSALRRLKTWLRTSMTQTRLNNLAVCHVHQDKLDALDRRQICQRFVEMNGERLRTFGAFI, via the coding sequence ATGACCACTTATCTGCACAGCAAACAGCCAATCACTACACAACTCTCAACGCAattacagaaacagcagcatgaggCTAGGAACAGCCTCTTGAAGATTGTGGGTGGGATTATGTATCtggcaaggcaaggcaatgcTTTCAGGGGGCATGACAGCAAAGAGGGAAACTTGCACCAActgatgatttataaagcaGAGGATGACGCCGAATTCAACAGCTGGCTCCAGAGAGGCAATAACTTCACCAGCCCAAAAATtctaaatgaaatcataaaaataatcgGCAACAAAATAGTATATGACATCGTTAAGGAGATCCTGTCATTGCCCCTAATCCAGTACTCTCTCATCATTGATGGGACACAGGATGCAGCTGGAGTCGAGCAAGAGTCGTTCTGTCTGCGCTTCATTGACAAAAACTTGCAACCCAGAGAGGAATTTATCGGTCTCTACCAGGTTACATCCACTACTGGAGAGAACATCGCAAGTGCAGCCAAAGATGTCCTGCTTCGCCTGAATCTACCTCTTTCCCAGCTACGAGGTCAAGCATACGATGGGGCGGCCAATATGTCGGGACGAATGCAGGGTGTGCAAGCACATCTGAAGAAGGAGCAACCTCTGGCTGTTTATGTTCACTGTGGGCCACATTGTATCAATCTTATTACCCAAGCTGCCTGTGCATCCTCCACTATCATAAGAGATGCTATTCATTTGGTGCATGAATTGGGCGTGTTGTTCCACCAGTCTATGAAGTTCAGGGCCATCTTTGCAACTATAGCGAAGTCGGATCATACAGCTCCTTACACATCGCTGAAGCCTCTTTGCCCCACCAGGTGGACGGTGCGAACGCCAGCCATTCGCTCTGTTCTCAATCAGTACCACTCCGTGCTTGCTGCAACAGAGGAAATGGCTCAGTCTTCCATGATGGATGTGGCTGCAAAAGCAAGTGGCCTTCATGAGAAGTTTTTGAGGGGCAATACACTTCTTGGCCTTCTTCTTGCAGAAGATGTGATGTCGATGTTGGAGGAgctgaacatttctctgcagcagagaagacagacgACATCAGGGATGCTGGCTACCGTGGAGCATGTGAAGAGAGGGATCCAGGAGAAAAGATCAGAAGGGCATTTTGGCCAGCTGTACATGAGAGCATCTCAGGTTGTAACATCTGTAAGCCTGCAGCCCATCAAAATGCCTCACGTGAGAATGCCCCCAAAACGCTTCACTGGTCCAGCCatgcagcatcagcatcatACGGCTCAAGACTACTACAGAGTGCAGTACTTTGGCACTTTAGACACTGTCGTTACACAGTGCTCAGAGCGTTTTAGCCAAGAGGGGCTTCAGAGGCTACAGAAGTTAGAAAACATTGTCATCACTGGGAAGATGGATACACTCATCAATGAATACCCAGAGTTGGATGCCATGTCTTTGGACATACAGTTGAAAATGTTCAAGGCCAACTACCCCAGTACAAGTCTCTCAGAGGTAGCAGAGATTTTGAAGGGTATGACGCCAGAGGTACGACATCTTTTTAGGGAAGTGGAGGCCCTCTTGCGACTTGTCATGGTTGTTCCTGCCTCCTCAGCAGAGGCTGAGCGAAGTTTTAGTGCCCTTAGACGCCTGAAGACATGGCTGAGAACATCAATGACGCAAACCCGGCTAAACAATCTTGCCGTTTGCCATGTCCATCAAGACAAATTGGATGCATTGGACAGGAGACAGATCTGTCAAAGATTTGTGGAAATGAATGGGGAACGCCTCCGTACTTTTGGggcatttatttaa